TGGGTAAACTTTCACGACCAAAGTACATCGTGAGAAATCTAACCTCAAAGTTAAACTTGACAGCGTTAACTCAACGAAACGAATGTTCACTCagtaaagaatttttcgttcctgAACGTGGCCTGAACGAATTACCATGGTTTAATagtaaaagttaatttgaaattattaaccTTAGCTTACCGCTACTTTCTTATACCAtgtcaattgtttattttgtggactgtgaatatttacgtgtaaatatTAATACAAATAATCCACACAACCCACAAAATAAGACTATGGCTCTTTACAACATTCCATTGGTTGTAGGTCGTGTTTTGAACCTCAGGATAAGACTGTACATTTCTCAATATGCTACattccttaattttcttttaggtGAAGTAGAGATTTGAGGTCAGAATTATatcaaatttgtaaacaacacaataatttgatcaaatgaatttaagtttatgtaggtcttgtttttttgtgtgatctACCACCAAATAGTTTGTTGGGAAAGTTTCCCTCTTAGTACAtcagtgaaataataaaataatgattcTTCCCATAGATGACTTGGAACAGGTAGATTCCATTGACCTTTTCAAGCCTCCAAGCACACAAGTGGCGtccaccaaaattttgaaactttggGACCCCCTCCCCCACTGTGCTCTATTGTCGTTAGATTGTTTCTTAGACTGACTTTTTGTAAAGTCGATGTTTTGACTGACTTAGTATGACCGCGCTTTTTAGCGTGAGACAGAGGCAATTCTTTCCAAACATTCGTCCGTTACCTTCAATTCTTCAATCCATTGAGTGGGAAGGTAGCAAAATTACTGTAATCCACGTGGATATTTTTCTTCAGTAAAATCGACAACAAGGAACTACATTTCTATGGTTTGTTTACTAGCAGTAGGAGATCGGGTGAAGATTTACGATGACCCTATTGCTCAGTATTCTGCCgcgcagcgattttttttttattatctgttatccaaaaatgtagttttctcgtcaaaattattgaaagataaggaaaaaaaaggaactttttcaaaaataaggaggaataaggtggttttttcaaaaataaggaaaatcaggaaaataaGGAGTAGTACGACCCCTGTAGTTATGTACTCCAAAGTTAATGAATCAATACAGACTGTCATGCTTTCCTTGGAACACCAACCAAAGTCCGAAGGACCGAAGTCATTTGATTCTGAGCAATTCATAGATCTTGCCATTTCTACAGGAAGATATATAAAAAGTGGTGCACCTGTTGAATGTATTAGGAAACTAAGAATAAAGTAAGAAAATCTTGAAAGAGGAGCACAGAATGAGGTGTATTTAGCTAATTCTATACAAGAAGAATGCACAAGAGACACAAAATTCCACATAATGGAATTTCGCAGAAACTCATTTCCCCGAGCAACAGATGTCAGCATTTTATTGACGGCGAAAGctgattgaaattttgggatttTCATTCGTTATTAAGACGAcctaaaatttgtgatttatAAATCAACTcagcaaacattttgtatagATACGTACTTATAACTTTCTAGTGAATGTTGAGGCTAGCAACATATGAGTATTTTAAACCAACAACTTTATCCTATCAAAAACGTGAATAAATTTTGCGGGAATACATATTAATATCAGATTACGTCCTTGTCACGTGTGGCGTTTGCAGCTCCAGCTGAAGACGAGTGATGCAACCACataacgtaaaatataaagttccaaacaattacttaagttatttTACGATGtgagttttaaattaaaaaatttgttaaggcccgtcattgggaaatgacaggacagtttcccgaaaatgtatggaaaattttatcacaaaaattcaccgaaaagattcaaagaaactcacccatgatgctttccattgtattcgtgcaccgtctctttaggtacccaaggcatatttaaacactaaaacactttttactcgatgcaaaaacaaaatttattttttgttttgtcgcgacaaaaacacagaaaatatttcgacacaactgtgacactccgctattataaggactagaatgaatgtttgctgtgttcacttcggcggtaaaatattttcattcaaaaaagtgcccgacacttcaacgatggtagacatttattaaaattgtaacatctcccacttctttagtaagctaacaagacttcgctgagtctaattatgccacctctttgaacaaaaatatcggctgaggtcgaataattctccgctgagctttaacaaacctccgctgagctctaataattctccgctgagctctaataattctccgctgagctttgacaaacctctaatgagttgtaataattctccgctaggcttcagtaagagtccgtcagatcttagcacgttgtagtaagacaatgaagctaagcgaacactcaataagcatcagcggatacctaataattgttgctatgatttaataagactccacttagctttggcagatctccgctgagtgtccgactcgctccattaagccttcctgcaacttgcttaggcccaacggacacttcctgaagcctagcggagaattattagagctcagcggaggtttgttaaagctcagcggagaactattagaactcagccgatatttttattcaaagaggtggcataattagacttcgcaaagtcttcttagcttactaaagaggaacgaacatttatttacgttcagcgcagtcttacgagaggctacatttttaataaatgctctcccatcgttgaaagaatgtaaaattttgtatggatcaCTGTCAAGTtccagtaccctatttagagtaccacttttgaaGTACGGTGGTTAGTAGGATAAAATGACTACACAATATTCACAGATGACAATCATAATGTAATATAATCACCAATACAGTtctcgaatctgttacttctttcgaCATAGACAACATAGCTTATTCCTATCGCCGCTGTAGTTATCGGATAAAATAGCAGTCTGATAAGTTTTATATCTCCATTTGAGCTCGTAGCTTATtatccaataaaaaaaatccaagaaaaaaaaacagaatcaGTTCACCCTAAGAAATGTTAGACGTCCCATTATGGTATACTGTCAAGTCGGAAATTAAGAGAACATTTTCAGGatgcaacaaaattttctccgTTTAGTACTTTACTATCATTCTTTGACAAAATTCTTGTATTAGGTTAGTTGGTTCAATATGGTGTGTTTGTATTGCAGAAACGAGTTTATCTGCGAATGAGGGAATAAGCGAAATATCACTGTCGTGCACACCGGGGCGATAatacaatttccatttcgaaaacaatttgtaTCGAATCATTTCGTTACGGAAAATGATTTGAAtgatttaatttgattgattcGAAAAGGTAAAGATTTAAATTGAACTTTTAGGTTTATTCGCGAAGTTAAAATTTGATACTATAACACAACGCACATATACATTCAAGTTCGATCGTATTCGTTTGTTATGCTTACTCTGCTTTAAACGGAACCATTCCGAATTCCGATATAATTGATTCaaattttggatttaaaatatttattgtaaacattttttccttaatttcttttcaaagacatatttaaaaaatcgaattcgATGATAATTCTTAAAATATGGACGAACATAGTCGTCAGAAATCTCGTAAAATCAATGCAACATAATGATAGCCGGATTTTTTGGTATCATTACGATATATGAAAGTATTCAAAGGTTAGCACAATCTATAGCAATTAtcaattttgcatattttggGTGGTGTTCCGTAGTTAGCAGTCTAATTATGGTTGTCTGTCTCTTCAGATGATTCCCCCTGCATTTTGAGTAAATATATATCTGCCTTGACCATGTACAAACTCTGGTTTGATCTGATATAAATATCAAACATTTGTGCATAAATTCGTAGTTCCATTGCCAGATTTTGGTTTACGAGTCAACTAAACCGAATTTGTCCATTTTTTTAGTATGGATTAGTTGGAAAGTACTGTCTGGCATTCAGATTTCCGTAGGTAATTTTACCAACAAACTTAACAAAATCAGGAAGGAATGTGATAACTTTCAatgaatttaacaaatttgtagaaaatttgaTGTAGCCTCACGGAAAATTGGGTTTTATGATTTgaaagttgttgttgtttgttattGTTTCCACATAGATTTCATCTAACAAATGAAGATCTAGATTTTATATTTCAGTCTTTCGTTGCGGGTCGAGACGAGGGGTCACTGACTTCAAATTAGGCGTGGGGTAATCAGacacacggtgctaaaacaacgaatttttcaactacgtaaaatgtgaactcgcacacgatttttcgataccaacattttgtaaaaggagtcatttaGTTGATGACacggctaaaaagcatttgcagcatTAAACTTACGCGtgtgagttcaccttttaAGAGTGCGTTATTTTAGCACtgtgtgccagattcaccGATGTCTCAAATCAATCGCAAAATAATTACAACAATCCCTAGAAGTCGGTGGTCACCAGGTTCGATAGTGTCGATAGTGCGTACCTATAACAACCGAAATCGATAATCTAGGTCTTCATTTGttagacaaattttttgtggaaacaatttcaaaacggAACAACGGACATCGCATATGTTATTTGGCATTTGAATAGAAACATCTTGTGACACTTCACAAACactatgtttttcattttaacatcGACCCAAGCATGAAAATAACCTCATCATAAAACCAGAGGTAGCTCCATTGGACTCATACGCCAAGAGTACCGCACAATAGGCCGATTAGAAGCAAAGGTGCAGGGTTCATCCCGATCAGACCATCCTAATCCTGTCGTTAAACCAGACCCATCCTTTCTTATATCCATACTGCCTATCTAATTATCGTTTTAACAGAATCGGTCTATCGTGCCGTCAGTTTGAATCATATGTCACTTAAAATCTACATTGCCTTCTAGTATAATTATTGGTAAATCTACGATTTCTATCCTTACTACCGTTCACATAATTCATTTTCCAACAACGCAATCCCATATACACGACGAAAACTAAACATCATCATGACTAATTCAAAATCATAGAGACAATCATCGTACTCTACCAACTAACTCAATAAACAAACATATAACAAACCGCATAATTTAAATTAGAGCACGCTGCAAAACATGGCACATTAAGAAGACACAATCACAATTACATCAATTTACATTAGGTAATTAATGGCCAAGTCCTTTcgaaattccattttcaatgGGATTCCATTTTGAGGTGTATATGGTGCACCCCATTATTATTGCATTTCTGTAGATACTGATTGAGCGTTATGCTGTGCATTGTCTTTCTACGTATTTCGATGCAGCATAAACACATAGTctgcaattttgtttattgggATACATGAAATTCTTAGGTAGACAAATTATTTACCATTGTGTTATTATGTTGATTCCTTTGTACTCGGTTCGTTTAATGAATTTCCCTGTAACATGGAGCATGAAATgataattatttgttgttcGGATCAAAAACCAAACAACAGGACCAGCATTCAGAGAACATTTAGTTGATTGAAATGACATGCAATTAAGATTAAACCAAGAAAATACGAGAACATTTGTGcctgtttttttctttgttcgaATTCAGGATGTGGTGGCCGCAGTAGCTTTTGCATTACTCAACATTCAAGCATAGTGCTCTTCTATGGGTTAATTGTAGATATTTTGTGGATTGGTTTGTCACGTGCATGGACCTACACTTTTCAAATTCTTACGAAACTTAAGACAAATTGTACATTTGCTTTTGCATAGTTCTTAATCATAGACCAAAGATCTACCAAAGATCTCAGAGGATACTACTCATTCCAAAAAAAGTAAGCAGACTCTGAGATATTTCCTTCTATATAATTGAAGTGAGTgggatttttcttcattttcacaaatgttTCTCATATCTGCAGAGAAATTATACGTCGAATTAATAAAAGTTGATTCAGAACGAGGGGTggataaacataaaaaacaaggttcgaagggatagaaaacaaaaataaaactgttgcaaaacaaataaaaaacggaaaaacaacaaaaaacacaaaaacaagaaaaaacagaaaaaaaacaagaaaaaaacaagaaaaaaccgaagaaaacaagaaaaaaccgaagaaaacaagaaaaaaccgagaaaaaaacaagaagaaaaccgaaaaaacaactgtaaaaaactgaaaaaccaaattaaaaacagaaagaatttaaaagaaaacagaaaaacaaaaataaaaatacaaaacccGAAAGAAGTatcatgtttttttgtttttttctttgtttataaacaagaaaaaacagaaaaaaacaagaaaacatttgtttaaaaacgagtcatcagaacagtcggagcgtttgctgcgactgagccccgtacaaacccgtatatctattgcgtacgtgaccctagtgcgtctgtcaccctactttgaccgtaagcctattgcgccggttaaagtagttaaagtaaaattattatgtaatgtgtacatcttagaaattgcgcatagcgcaattacgaagccccgtacgtcgttcctttcaaatgaaacaaaaatttcaaatcgccctaaaattttatttttttgaagggcctagtatcggcctcagtccgaggatccaaattaatttttttttcaactacattctattcggcctttgattaccttccaaatgaaacaaaaattacgaaaaacggatgaaatttgctcgagttatatgtaaaatacacatagagccctagtaacggccttagtccaaggacccaaatttaattttttttcaacaacattctattcggcctttgattaccttccaaatgaaacaaaaattacgaaaaacggatgaaatttgctcgagttatatgtaaaatacacatagggccctagtaacggccttagtccaaggacccaaatttaattttttttcaacaacattctattcgccattcgattatctttcaaatgaaacaaaaattacgaaaaacggatgaaatttactcgagttgtatgtaaaatacgcatagggccctagtagcggccttagtccgaggacccaaatttaattttttttcaacaacattctattcggtgttcgattatctttcaaatgaaacaaaaattacgaaaaacggatgaaatttactcgagttatatgtgaaatacacatagggccctagtagcggccttaggccaaggacccaaatttaattttttttcaacaacattctattcggcattcgattaccttccaaatcaaacaaaaattacgaaaaacgaatgaaatttactcgagttctatgtaaaatacacatagggccctagtagcatttcacttctaaggccctaactcacggtccactcacccgatttaaaaaaacttttttttcctggattggtattgacaatacctatcatttgccgtgttattacatttccatcgtttattttgccataaatatcaccaaaagaccttaaatcacttaggtggccctaactcacgaagggccgacccgaatatgcccatcttcgaacttagcctcactatttcgactatctttcagggaaaaaaaaaatttttgaaatcggatttgatttactcaagatatcgacgtgacagacggacagacggacagacggacagacaaaatttttattgcagattcgtcatctatgaacataggcaaacactttgcccttaccgtctgcttcgaattccatcaattacacacggcatcgtaatcctataagcccctttgtacttcgtacggggctaaaaacaacGTTCGAACGGAATTTACGTTTATCCACCCCTCGATTCAGAATTACTACAAAATTCCTAAGAGGCATGCATGCTTCTCTGAAAAATCTTGtattttagaatatttttgataggcttgtacacagttcgtgaaaaattcctgaaaaattACGCATTCGTTTCATACAGTCTGATAAATGATTCCAAAATGGAATCAATTTGATATGAATGCTATACCATctggctatttttttttaacatttatttaattaatttggttGACATACGGGCGCATACGGCGCATACGGCGCATACGGGTTGTAAGTTGGaacgaagcaaaaaaattacaaataaaatatttgatcgAGGCGAGTTGACGCGGGAATGGTAGATAGAATGGAAGAAGCGTTGGCTCTCTGTATTGCTAACGATATGCGCTGAACTAAGTATTCGTGTGATCGGGGATCTGCACTGACTTCGTTCAGTTTTGGACCGATCGTGCCAATCAAATCTAGAGCGTCCGATGACCAGGGACCAAGCGTCTCTACGGCGAAAgcgttaaaaatgtaatttcctCTTTTCGGTTCGATGTACTTTTCGTGTTTTGCATTTGATGCGAGCTCAGCTACGCGACCGGCTTGTTTGCGTGAAACGTTTGCGTGGGGCCAGAATGTCCCAACAAGTAGCGTCCCAAACGAGGTAACGACCACGAGCCCAAGGAACGAGGGTCAAGCCGTCCGGTTTTTTGTCGTCGTCTCTGAAAAGACCCGGAGGCTCTAGCGTTCTGGCTAATTCTATTCAAGAGCTCGTTCCAATTTGCCAaaactttcatgaattttactaGAGAACTTCTtcaaatttgctaaaaataaaatcatagaacacaattttccaaaactaGGCCCTGGTATATAGGAAAAATGGtacatttaaaaatgaaatcaatcaaatcaACTGAAAAATTCGTCAGTCAAAGCCAATTTATGAGATTTTCACCTATTATTATCACCTATTATGTGACAAATATTAATTAAGAAACAAGCGACTCAaatgaaatgtgaaaaagcacatcgatttttagattttaataaaattttatcgcAAATTTGGGAAAAATCATCATTCCATTGTGAAAAGGATATTTTTACGGTTATTTTACTCAATCGTATAAATCGAGAATAAAGTTTATACATTTCGATATtctgcaaaaatttttttagccTTTGTTGTCCATATGTGCACAATATCATTTTGTGCTGTGCCAGtaccgaaaattttacactcaaTATTCAAGTTATGCCAACCATCTCCAATATATGTGCATTTATACAACAAATCAAGaagataaaaaagaaagaatttctCGTTAAATCCCCAAAGAGAAATGaggaaaaaatataaaaaaataaacagaaaatttattccTAAACCAGACATATTCAAATGTACAAAAGCTAGCCATTAAACTTGCatccaatttaaaaaacattgagAAAGCACATGAATTCACACAATCTAACACATTGCACTTCACACCCAACGCAAGGACtgtaatataaaaaatttaaaagaaaatagaaaaatattgcatatacacacaaaatatatgaaaaaaaaaagtaaaaataaaaaaaaaaacaggagaATGTGTGGCAAAGTAGAAAAgttttcgttgaataaaaacattttctctgcAGGACACAATAAGTGTCACTCTTGGGTTTGGTTGCTGTATGTATTCGGGTGGAAGTAGTCCACATAACAAGAACACTAATGCAGAACATgttataaaatatttgctcGCACTCAAGTACGAATATTGTGGATTGTTTGAAGAGTTAATAGGTGCACTTGTTACGTTATTCGCTGACATTAGTGAAATATACCATTAATTAAAGTTAATGGGCTTAAGTCAAGTGCATTCATAAGTGTGTCTGCCGAAAACACCTTGCAATTCAACTACCAGAAAGTAAGCTATACGATAGTAAAAAATAGGGGAGATTTTAACTGAGACACCGAAGGGAAACTGCGACGACTTTTATCTCTGATAATCGGCTTATTATCTGTGAACGACAACAGTCACAAAGAGAGTTTATACGGCTGTGTGGTGTTACTTAAAAGTACTGTTAAAACCAATgatgtaaaagatttggtaCCAAACAAAACAAGTAACAGAGCTCATGACTATCCCGCACGCTTACTGTTTCTCTTAAAAAGGCTAGGTCTTTCTggtgaaaaattataaattttttaaatttcaaaagattttcttaATAGGATTTATATTTGACCACTGAAGGATTGTAATATTGTAAAAATCGTAATTACGATCGTCGAGAACTCAAGCTaaataaaactaaatgttACTTCCTCAAATTGGTCAAAGACCTTAAGGGTTCATACTCCAAATCAACTCGTATCATTTTAGGTGACTCGTTCTTCCAACCAACTACCACTTCAAAAATCCCAAAAGACGAGGAGGGAACCAATAAAAAtgagtaaaatatttcaaaatcctgaagttctagaactgggaagatTGTGGATCATGAAGAGTGATGAAAATGCTGGAATCAACATACTACCACCTCAATAATCCCAAAAGTCTAGAAAGGaaccaaaaaaagtttaaagtaCACAAAATCGCAGGATTCTACAGGTGGGAGCGGTTGTCAAGGACATTCTTTTTCGAGGAATATAGGTCCTGCAAAAAACCTTTGAAATACCAACATGTTTTATCACTTTCAACCCTATTTCCAGCCtaattttttagaaactttgtTTGCCCCGAACTCTACAATCGCTCCTGCCCGACCACACAAACCTAGGAAGTTATCGAGACGGAAACAATTTGAGCCTTCATTCCCGATAACTCGGAATTTCGCATTTCAGGAGTTTCTCTTCCCGaatctaaaataaaattaaaagatttgGAAGAAAAGGGAAAATATACCAAATCTAcgagaattattttattttttgtaaggGGATCTGTGTCGCGGGCGGTATGCTAATGATGGcccttttttattaaaagcaGCCGTTTTAACAAGTAAAACACGCACGGGGCTAACGTTTGGGCCCATTGTGCTGTGACACGGCCCTTAATATCAAACAATTACTAATacaattattataattttggTATTCTGATAAGgccaaaatcattttctttgattGATTCTTTAAGCGGGCTCATACTTTCAGATGTTTTTTTAATCAAGTCTCAGTACCCTAGAGTACCCTAAGATAAAATTAATGTGTCAATGTGTGACACGAGGttgttacaaaatattctaaatcTATCGTTCATTATCAATAATACAGCGACACAaatgtttttggaaatattttttttctcctaaTTTTGCTTATAGAAAACAAGACaagcattttcaataaatagaatttcagatataattttttttctgttcactTCCACCCTCAATTTATTCGACCCATGAACATTGAATAAATTAAGTTATAAATCACCGAATTGCCTTTTTCACTGTACACTGGGTATACACAgagcaattttaaaaacattttaataaatcACGAAGTCGATGTTGctttttgccaaaaaaatatgaatttcaatcaaagttagaaaaaaaggCAGTCGAATGATaatacgaaataaataaatatatgtGTGACACGGTTTACTTACTGGCCACCAGCGTATGTTTTGTCCATATTCACTGAAATCTGGTGGTTGTGGTTGTCAgttgttttttctgtttgcaaaaaaaaagaaaaccaaaaaaatagatAATTTGCTGTAAATGAAACAAGTGTTGCACGATAACCGAATTTTCCAGGTGATATGAGCTTTTGTTTGGTTATATGGTGGGAAAGGTGTTCTCGGTGATGCTTGGTCAACAAACAAACGAATATTATGTTACCGCatataaatttgttgttgtgtttTGCGTTCGCCGGACCATTAATAATTgataaaacttaaaattattttgaaatacaAATGTTACGGTTTGTTTGATGCGATGGTTAAAATTCCGTATGTAGtcgaatttaaatattttctctatCCCTGTTAACTATGTGTAATTACGCGTGGGGGCTTTGATGCAAATGATATTAggttgtttgttgttttattttcgcaTAATTGGTGGTAGGCTTTGTGATCACGCATATTCACGTGGACGCGTGGATACATGAACAGGTGGACACGAAATCAGCGATAACAAATTTTCTGGTGTGGGCAAACATAACCAAACCATTTCGCTTTGATGtcgaattaatttaataagcgaGTGTATTCTGCAATTATTTACGACAAAGCTTACTTTAATGATACTGTGCAACGGTTATTCATCTGTCATTTTCATCTGTCAATTGCGGATTATAGATTATCTTCAACCGCATTGCATGTGTTCCGAATTTCTACTTGAAATAAAAGATCTTACTTTGGGACTTGTGTCCCGtacaaattacttttattgaTTGCGCTGTTTTGTACACtttcttctgtatttaaggGCCAAATCCTGGTTTCTGTGAtcacatttcattcaattggCCTTCTTTCTTTAATATAATTTCTATACAACTTTAGAGTGAATTACATCGTAGAGTGTCTAGATGTAACTATTCTTAACATCCTCCCACCTTAATAATCCCATTATTAACATCCAAATCTATTCGGTTTGTTCACTATCCGGCCACTTCGTGTCACCTTAACTTCTTGTACCTTCATGTCAGTCTTATTACTTTGTCTAAGTtctaatgatgatgatgatggttcACTGTTTCCCAACGTTAATTGTTTCTTTGTCTCTGATGACGATGGTTCGTTACCTTCTGCCAATGATGATGGTTCGTTACCTTCTGCCAATGACGATGGTTCGTTACCTTCTGATGACGATGGTTCGTTACCTTCCATATGCTTTGTCATTGGTTTCTTGATTTGTCCGTCATCTTCCACCAAATCTTTGACATTGTCAGTAGACGACTCCAACATATATAACCGTTGAATTGGCCGAtcaatttccacaattttaCCATTTCTTATCAGCCTAATTTTTACACTTCGAATTAATTTGTCTTGACCGGGAAAGGTTTCAATGACTCGCGCAACAGGCCAATGTactcgttttttgttttcctctTCTACAATCACAACATCTCccgtttttatttctttgtattcacTTAACCGAATGTTCCTGTGCACCAGAAGACTTAAATATTCTTTTCTAAATCTTTCACGTAGTTCTTCTCTAATTACTTGACGctgtttgaatttttcgcCGAATGAACTCGATTCTATTTTATCTAGATCGATGACATCACAACTCTTTGCTTCATTGAGGAACATCATTGGTGTAATCGGAATAAGTTCTTTGGGGTCTTCGGATAAATATGTTAAAGGTCGCAAATTGATTAGCTGCTCGAAATCACATAAGGCCGTTGACATCTCTTCGTAATCCAATAATGCTCTGTCTAAGCTTTTCCTCACAAGTTGTTTTACCATGCCAACAATTTTCTCCCACCATCCTCCCCACCATGGTGCACTTGGTGGATTGAAAATCCATCGGATTCTTCTAGCTTCTGATTGGGCAGCGATTTCTTCCCAGTCCAATTTATCCATTAAGCCTTCTGTACCCGTGAAATTTGTACCATTGTCCGTGTAAATGACTTCCGGTCTGCCTCTCCGTGCTATGAATCGTCGTAACGCTTGGATGAACCCGATTGTTGACAATGACGTTATTAGTTCCAAATGTATAGCCCGATAAACGGCACACGTAAACACAACGAACCAAGCTTTTT
This region of Bradysia coprophila strain Holo2 chromosome IV, BU_Bcop_v1, whole genome shotgun sequence genomic DNA includes:
- the LOC119066029 gene encoding uncharacterized protein LOC119066029 codes for the protein MTAPEPSLPENRVREAVPFEVTGVDLGGPLTLVNGKKAWFVVFTCAVYRAIHLELITSLSTIGFIQALRRFIARRGRPEVIYTDNGTNFTGTEGLMDKLDWEEIAAQSEARRIRWIFNPPSAPWWGGWWEKIVGMVKQLVRKSLDRALLDYEEMSTALCDFEQLINLRPLTYLSEDPKELIPITPMMFLNEAKSCDVIDLDKIESSSFGEKFKQRQVIREELRERFRKEYLSLLVHRNIRLSEYKEIKTGDVVIVEEENKKRVHWPVARVIETFPGQDKLIRSVKIRLIRNGKIVEIDRPIQRLYMLESSTDNVKDLVEDDGQIKKPMTKHMEGNEPSSSEGNEPSSLAEGNEPSSLAEGNEPSSSETKKQLTLGNSEPSSSSLELRQSNKTDMKVQEVKVTRSGRIVNKPNRFGC